Below is a window of Callithrix jacchus isolate 240 chromosome 15, calJac240_pri, whole genome shotgun sequence DNA.
gacgaagttttgctcttattacccaggctggagtgcaatggcgtgatctcggctcatcgcaacctctgcctcctgggttcaagcaattctcctgcctcagcctcctgagtagctgggattacaggcatgcgccaccatgcccagctaagtttttgtatttttagtagagacggggtttcaccatgttgaccaggatggtctcgatctcttgatctagtgatccacccacctcggcttcccaaagtgctgggattataggtgtgagccactgcgaccggccatttatttattaatgtttttttgagatggagtcttgatctgtcacccaggttggagtgcaaaggtgcactctccgttcaccgcaacctccacctcccgggttcatgcaattctcctgcctcagcctcccaagtagctgggattacaggtgcgcaccaccacacctagctaatttttgtattttttaagtagagaagggctttcaccatgttgttcaggctagtctggaacccctgacctcgtgatccacctgtctcagcctcccaaagtgctgggattacaggcatgagccaccatgtctggctttctATGACTGATTTTTTTCTGGGCTCCAGGACATTTATATTCAGTCTCTGCATTTgtacattcatttgttcattcccccactcatttattcaataaatatatattgagtactttaatatgtgccaggaactgtccTAGGTCTAAGGATATGAGTGTACCAAAAAGCAGGATCTTTTTTTTCAGAGAGCCTACCTCCTAGTGGGGGAGATGGACCACAAATATGTaagcaaataaatacacaaaatcatTGCAGATTATGGAAAATGGTAAGAGAGAAAAAGCATGACAGAATGGAAGGTAACTGGGGCAATCACTTTTAGGTAGATGCCTCTAAGATGCCATCTGAGCTGAGACTTGACAAAGGAAATACCAACAACTTCAGCCTCTTAGCCTGCCAAGTTTGAGATGTTGTTTTTATTAGTAATTTACAGGTGCAAAAATGACCCACCTAGACTGTTTCTAATGCACGGTATGCTTTGTTGACAAAATATCCTTAAGCAAAATGCCACAGATGTCAGCTTCAGTTTTGTGGATTTccatagctaatttttatattttaggtagagatggagtttcactatgttggccaggctgttctcgaacttctagcctcaagtgatccaccagcctcggcctctcagtgctaggattacaggcatgaaccaccatgcctggcccacaatttttaaatcagttcttctgttcatggacatataagttgttttcattttttctgtctttcagacAGTGCTGGTggctgctgcaatgaacatttttgtatGTGTCTTCTTGTGCTTATGTGCAGAAGTGTTTCTAGGATATTTACCAGAGAAGAGAATTACTAGGTCATCCTCAGCTTTACTAGTTTTTGCCAAATTGCTCTGCGAAAGAACAGATGCGGGTTGGATTTTGGCAGCAGGACATTTCAACAAGAGGAGTGATATGTGTGATATATACTAAAGCTACAGAAATTGGAGACATGGGAGTGGTCAttaattttctctgaaaaagcaCTGGTTCTGTCAAGTCATGGAAGCAGATTGGAATCACTTGGGAGAATGTTTTACAATCTTTTGCCCTCTGTCTTCCCATTCTGGGATGTCTTCCCAAGGAACTGATATATTCCCCCCACGTAATTGCAACACGCTTTGATTGAGAACCAAAAATGGCTGCCTGAGAAGGAGCCAGGGGAGAAGAGGCAAGCAAGTTGGGCGGGGCGGACTGCAATGCCTGGCCAGGAAGATGCCTGTCAATCAGGGTCACAGGTCTCTGAGCAGGAGCTGAGCACCTTCTCTCTACAGATATCCAGAGGCATCATTAGGGCTACAGCATCCTTAGACTAAGAGCTTTGGGACAGAGTTTAACCACATGTATTACGCTCTAGCTTTGATAGCTCTTTTCTCAAGTCTTTTAACCTTGTTCACTGAGAGAGTCACTTCATAATTCAATGAGCTGTTGTTCCTCCTGGATCTCTGGGTGTCCTGAAGATGCTGaaggcttttttctattttaattataattagcATACTAGGAAAACTCTGGAGAATAAAATACAGTACTTCCAGTGCATTTATAGACTGTAAAGGGAATATGAGTAAAATATATGTATCCCCAAGGAGCCAGATATACATCAAAATAATTAAGTGGGGACATAGCTTGGGGGATAGAGCATTTGACTGCAAAATAACATATCCATTGGTAAGGTTTAGAAAGACACAAAACAATCTAAAGTGTTGGTCTTATAAATAAGTCCGTGGCTGATTGTCCTTAGAAAAGGTACAGGACTCCCTCTTTGTCAGCAAAATCTCACCTTATTTGTCACGTAGAAAACCATAAGACTATAAACCTTTGACCTGGAAGAGTTCTTAGAGAGATCTGCTGGAGTGAGTGGCTAATGCATAGGGTCAGGACTAGCGCTGGGCCCACTCCCGGTGTCTCCCACCATACTGCTCCTTAGCACTTCCACTGATTAGTTCAGGTCGCCTTTCTCTGCTGGAAAAATGTTAGGAAACTCTTGAGTCTATTTGAATGTCATATTTACTTGACACATTGGTTGTAGCATGAAAGTTGACCATATTTAACAAATATCAAAAGTCGTAATAGTTTCCCACTATACCAAGGTGAAAATTGTTGCTTTTGGGGTGGAAATCTGTTATAAAATAAAACGATGTTGAGACAActgtaaaaatacaaactttcgaccaggcacagtggctcatacttgtaatcccagcacattgggaggccaaggcacatggatcacctgagggcaggagtttgagaccaacctggccaatatagtgaaaccccatctctactaaaaatacaaaaattagctgggtgtggtagtgggtgcctgtaatcccaactaatggggagtccgaggcaggagaattgcttgaacccaggaggcggagtttgcagtgagccaaaatcgtgccactgtacgctagcctgggcaacattagcaaaactccatcccaaataaataaatgaataaaaataaaaattagaacactCTAAATTACTTGATGTCTTTCTTAATGTCTCCTAGAAAAGTGTATAGAGAACCTTTTTGGTAGTAAATAAACATTGCTTTAATAGAGAAAATTTAAACTACAACACATCCTATATTCACAAACTAGTACATCTCAGATGTCCTGTGGATGTGGTGGGCTAGGATAATAGTCCAGAAAGGTCTCAGAGTCTGAGGTAGTTGCTGGAAGAAGCCTATGTCTTTGGACACTTGGCTTACCAGAGGGTCAGGCTGAACTAAAAGGAGGTTTTAGGGTCTGAAGTTTTAGGGCCTCCACTATAAGTAGCAGCAGCAAAACTATACAAGGGGAAAAATTACCCGTAATTCCACCACTCTAACACATTAATTGCCTTCATTTTCTGTGTTCATTTTTAGTTCTTGATTTTGTGCCATCATTTCATGCATCTATAAATATAGCATAGTTAAAACGCTGCGTTCTCtctttcactcaacattataTTGTGAACGCTTTTGTTTGAAGACTATTTTGGTTGCAAGGAACATTTACTTAGTCAAGTTAAATTATCTCAGAAAATAGTGTACATGCCTAATCTTTCAGAAACCAAGGACAGGCGCCTAAGATGGCCAAGCTCCCCAGGAATTGGTGCTAGGATAGGGAGGGCCAACAGTTATTGAAGCTGCTATGTCAGGGGCCTTGGGTGGGCAGGGGGATCTCTGCTTCTCCTGCGCTTCTGCTCTTTGCATATCAGTTCAGTTGTGCATGGCCAGCAGTGGCCACTACAAACTACACGGCCTTGCAGTATCAGAGCTTTCAATGATCCTCTTTGCAGACTGCTTAAGGTCAAACCCTGACTTGATTGTTCCAATTTATCTTTTCCATCCAGTGAGGACATAAAGTCAGAGGTTTCTGTTTGGCCTGGGGATTGGCTGTCACTAGCAGAGGTGGACCCACATTGGTTCAATGAGGTGTGGCTGGGGAGGTGGAGTCACATGCTTTAGACTCTAGCTCTGCAGGGCAGCAAGGGCATCCTCTGGGACTCTCCCAGCAGTGGGTGTAGCTTCacagttctctctcttttttttttttttttttttgagacagagtctcaccctgtccccgaggctggagtgcaatggcacaatctcagctcactgcaacctcttcccccggggtttaagtgattctcctgcctcagcctcctgagtagctgggattacgattacaagtgcacacccacaactaattttttctatctgtagtagagatggggtttcaccacgttgtccaggctggtctcgaactcgtgacctcatgatccacttgcctcggcctcccacagtgctgggattacaggtgtgaaccaccgtgcccagacacAGCTTTGTAGTTCTTACAACTAAAAATGTTCATGAATGCATGACATCACATCAAGTGGCTATTCCATAATTTATGGAACCCTTCCTCTGCTGTTAGCTTTAGTTTATAGTCCCTTTCAGCATGGGGATTGCTGCAAGTAAAACTAGGAACATTTTTGTGGATACATCTTCCTTTCATCTTCCAGatgatataaaataatctttaaattaCATAGAGATTACATTCTCTGAGCACCTCCAGAACAGAAAACATAACCTcgcaattttttgttgttgtttaaaaagtGTCTGTACTTTCTATAGATCTCTACTTAAAAAGCTATGGGCAAAATAATAGGATGTGATATCTGGGATCTGTTCAAAGCACTCTAGGGAAAAAAACTGGGAGGTGACGATAGCTGAAGCAAGATTGGTGAAACGATGATCACTGCTGGAGTTGATGATCAAGATTTATTACACACTGTTGCCTCTGTTTTGTAGTTCCTGTcccacttcctttctctttctctcccctctggATTTTTTGGTTGTTAGCCCCCATGTTTCCTCTAGACATTTGGTACTCACATGCAGCCCTATGATTCCCCCAAATTTTTCTCAGGTTCAGTTACCCCTGATTCCTGCCTCATAGGTTCATTTTCCTTCCTCACCTAATAACTCAagtccatccatctacctactcAGTAATTCACATTAAAAAAGTGAGCCTATGTATTGGTCAAGACATGAAAAATGTTGCAAAGTATAGTGACTTTCATTGTTTTAGATGTTACTAGACAGCTATTAAGAGGAACAAaatcagccgggtgcagtggctcacacctgtaatcacagcactttggatggccaaggcaagtggatcatgaggttaggagattgagaccatcctggccaacatggtgaaactctgcctctactaaaaacacaaaaattagctgggcatggtggcatgcgtaaTCCCAGTACACAGTAATTCCAGTAGCCAGTAATTACAGTAATTACCCAGTAATTacagtagcctgtaatcccagctactctggaggctgaggcaggagaatcgcttgaaccagggagttggaggctgcagttagctgagattgtgccattgcattccagcctggtgacagagcgagactgtctcaaaaaaaaaaaaaagaggaatgaaaTTATAACTTCTTTTGTACCCTATATAAAAGCCAGCTTTAAATCATAACTTATTTTGTACCCTGAGATAAAAGCCAGCTCTCCAGTGCAACACTCAGGAGTAACTGTCTTTCAGCAGAGAAGACAAATTCCCTCTGGCAGGGGGTGGGCAGTGTGACAGGGTGTAGGGTTCAGTTGCAGGCAGAACTGGGGAGAGGCTCCCCTCCCTTCATGTCCACCTCCTCCTTTTGCTAATGGCTTTCAGCCTTTTGGGATTTCAAATTGGAAGCTACATTCTGAGGCtgtttttatttagttaaatgaaaatggtatATATTAAAATCCTTGGGATTTTCGTAATCATTAAAGCATCAAAGAGTCTCAAGTGGTTGAGGAAATGAATATTTCATATTCCtgctaaaaaagcaaaaatctaaTCAAAtggcttaattttcttttaattttccaaaacattaataaattatcAAAGTTATGTGAACTGAGTTAAATTAATGGGCTATTATTTTGAGGCCTTTCTGGTTTTAAAAGTCACGatgtaaaaaaacaaactcagggaggtttgttttgtttttgagaggaagtcttgctctgtcacccaggctggagtgcaatggcgcaatctcgactcactgcaacctccaccttctgggttcaagtgattctactgcctcagcctcctgagtagttgggattacaggtgcctgctaccatacctggctaatatttgaatttttagtagagacaagctttcaccatgttggccaggctggtctcgaactcctggcttcaggtgatctgccacaaTGAGGTTCTTGAGACCCGTTGGTACTGGGAAGTTGGAATGCTCATAGGGGTAGCTGCACAACCTTACTGCTTGCCTGTGTCTGGCAGGGGTCGGGACTTTCCTGGAGCTCCCTGGCACCCTCTGTGTGCCTCTACCTTTGCACTCCTCACCGTGGATTATAACTGcatctttatttgtttctctctcacTAGACTGTGAAGGTTCTATGGGAGGACAGGGATTccgtagttttctttttttgagacagaatctcgctctgttacccacgctggagtacagtggcgcgatctcagctcactgcagcctccgcctcccgggttcaagcaattctcctgcctcaacctcccaagtagctgggactacaggtacacgctaccatgcccatctaatttttgtatgtttagtacagacgaggtttcacaatgttggccaggatggtctcgatctcttgacctcatgatccgcccaccttggcctcccaaagtgctggaattacaggcatgagccactgtgcctggctgagattCTGTATTTTTCAATGCCTGGAATGTGATTGGGCTTCTGTAAATATCAGTTGAATGAACGACaacacatatatatgtctttttttttctttaaaaaaaaccagaaactcCATATCTTCTTCCTTATAGATTCTCCTCTTCCTTACAGAAAGCCCAAGATAAGCTCATTCTTCAGCCTGACTCTGAAGGCCTGAGGAGAAAGTAAACCTTTCAAGGAAACTGCCCGGCAGAGACTCAGAACTCCCAAATAATTCTCCCTGAAAGGAGTATCTACTCCAGAACGAGAGCACCTGGATTCAGGTCACCCAGAATATGCCTTTGCCATCAGCTTTCCCCTCCCAGAAGCAGGATTGTTACCTTTAAACTAAAACCATTCagtgcttgttttattttttcaacataactgcttaaggattttgtttttctgttttagaggcagggtcttgctctgttgcccaggctggagtgcagtggtgccatcataactcactgtacccttgaactcttgggctcatgtgatcctcctgccagcacctcctgagtagctagcacaggtgtgctccaccacgcccagctaactttcatgaggtcttgctgtgttacccagactggtcttgaactcctggcctcaggtgatcctcctgcctcagcttctcaaagtgctgggattataggcctgggccaccatgaccagcctgttTAAGAATGTCTAAGCATAAGCTTATAATGAAAAACTCACAATAATTAATCCACAATAATTAGTCCAATAATTAATCTACTGTGAGCATAGCAAGTCAGCAACAAGTTTATTTTGCAGCTAGCAGGGTAACAGGGTGGGGCACGGCTAAGTGTTCAGGCTTGTCATGGCTGACTGGTTTGTCTTTATGGCCGAGGGTGGGGGAAGGCAAAGTAGAAGTAACATGGAGTGGAGGCAGCCTCCCTGTAGACCCTGGTTACGGGAACTCGGGGCAGTTCACCTGATCTGTGACTGTCATTTTATCAACAGAAATGTTATTAGAAGTCAGGATATTTTTCAGAAAGCCCACTGTTTCTGGAGGGAGATAAGAGTTTCTTCCCAAGATCCAAGCATAATCCATGTGAAAAAGCTGGATGAGGTTGGTACAGGAGTACACGAGGGCATAGTTCTCATAGTCGGTGGCCAGGACCCAGTACGGTGCAGATGGCATCACTGTGGACCCGAGGGAGGCAGCATTATAGAAGGGAGAGGCAAGAGAACCCTCAGGACAACACAAGAAGGCTGGCCCAGACAACCACCCACCAAGCCCCTCCACCTCTGACTTTGTCaatccagaaacagaaagacCCGTGAAAGAAGTTAGGAAGAAAGCCTAGGCTGAGTGTTTCTAACTTACCTTTCTACATTGTTGgtgccctgcctgcctgcctgcctacctgactcacccagagagagagagagagagagagagcgcacgtgtgtgtgtgtgtgtgtgtgtgtgtgtgtggtatagtCATCACCCATCTGCTATCTGCACATTTCAGCTGCTCTGTGTATTCCCAGCTGGACTGAGAACTCTTAAGCACTGAGtgattttggaaaaatatatttccagcCTCTGAGAGCAGCAGCATCATGTCCCACCTACACATAGCCAGGCGTGCACATACTATCTTCCTCTCATGGTCCAGCTCTCAACAATAAATATACCCAGATACAACACGGAAAACTTCCATGTGTCTCTCTTTATTTGAAAACTTTGACAGTCTCCTATTGTTTATGGAAGAAACTTGGAGCCGTCTAATGTGGCATTCAAGGCCCTTCCTAACCTCATCCCCCACTCCATGTACCCTCTCAGGTTCTAGGCCTTTTTATtcaggccttcttttttttttttttactccaagatggagtctcactctgttacccaggctggagtgaagtggcgcgatctcagctcactgcaacctctgtctcctgggttcaagcaattctcctgcctcagtctcctgagtagctggtactacaggcacagccaccatacccatctaatttttgtatttttagtagagaggaggtttcactgtgttagccaggatggtattgatctcctgacctcgtgatcctccctcctcagcctcccaaagtgcccagcaggagaggagatcaagaccatcctggccaacatggtgaaaccccgtctctactaaaatacaaaaattagccgcaagtggtagtgtgcgcctgtagtcccagctcctcagggggctgaggcaggagaattgcttgaacctaggaggtagaggttgcagtgagccgagatttgaccactgcactccagccgggagatagagtaagactgtctaaaaaacaaaacaaaacacttcctCTCTGTCCCACTCTAGGAACTTGACTGGTGTGGGTTGGAGGAGTAGCAGGGGTGAGAAGTGGGAAGTGGGGAAGTAGTCTTTGTCACTAATGACTTTAGTGTCTGCCCTGCAGGTGGGAAAGGGACTCTCAAGCACTCTGCGTGTTAGAAAGCCTCGCGGGTTCTGGGTTGAACTCTCTAGTGTATTTACATCGGCAATAAAACTAATATTTGGTGCTTTCTCTATTGCCTGTGTCCATTCCCCAGTTAGCTCAGAACCCGGATGCCTGTCATTACATATCTCACAGGCTCCCCAACAACGTGACTGGGAAGTGTCAGAAGCAGGATTCAAATTTGCCATCACTCCTGTCATCTCTTGCCTCCAAGTTTTTGCACAGTGCAGATTGTTATGCTAACACCTGCTGATTTTGCGGGCCCAGTTTCCTCTGGGAAACGGGGCTGGATTGGGTCTTCTACAGCTCATCCCTGTGTGCACCTATTTGTGCTTCACCTATTGAAATGCTGGCCAGTTACAGTAAATTGCAGGAGCACGTGTCAGCATCCACACTGGGATGGGAGCTCCATAGGCCAAATCTGTTTGGCTCATTGTGGCAACTCTAGTGCATGGCATGTAGTAAGTGCACAACAGATAATTATGACACTCAGATGTCTCAAGAATTCTCCAAGCCAGGGTGCTAGCTTTCATTTGCATATTTCCTGCCCCTGAGTCCTCCTGGGAAAAGTGGATACTTACACCAGAAAAACTTAACTCCCAGCTTGGCAGGCTCTGTGAGGTTAACCTGGGTGGCTTCACCTTCAatttgattcacagttccatcgTGTctgcaatgattaaaaaaaaaaaaaagaaagagaaaagaaaaacaactcattGAAAGCCAAAAAGCAACAAAAGGCAAGATTTGTGCCACTAAGGACCACGACAGCCAACATTGTGATTTCTGGTAAAAGAGATTCTCAAAGGCAGGCTAGACCCTAGCTCTATACCCTGCTCTTTCCTTTGTGACTGTCTCTGTGGCCAACTAGGGGAAGAGAGCAGCGGGGTGATAAGAAGCAGCAACTGACATGCTCTTGGATGGGATAGTATGTTAGGACCTTGCACCTCAACACTGTCTTTTGGATTATCTGCAATGGCCCCAAAGACAACTTTCTGCTTCCAGCCTCCAAAGAGAGGGAgtaaaagagaatggaaaaacaaacaaaacaacccgATACACAAGGAAgattccccctttttttttggaaatggaatcttgctctgttgcccaggctggagtgcagtagcgcaatctcagctcattgcaacctttgcctcgcaggttcaagcgattctcttgcctcaccctcccgagtagctaggactacaggtgtctgccaccatgcccagctaatttttgtatttttagtagagatggggtttcaccttgttgaccaggatggtctcgatctcttgacctcgtgatccaccagcctcagcctcccaaagtgctgggattataggcgtgagccaccgtgcccggctaatttttgtatttttagtagagacggggttttgctgtgttagccaggctggtctcaaactcctgacctcaggcaatccgcccgcctgggcctcccaaagtgccgggattacaggcgtgggccaccacgctCAGTAGATtcacttcttttaaaatgaaaagaccaAAGGAACCACCACGTCCAGAAGAGGATGGACTTGATCACGGAAAATAATGCAAAACCGGGAGACTTGATCACGGAAAATAATGCAAAACCGGGAGACACAAAAGCGTTTCCCTTCTTTGGGCCTCAGTGATATCATGTGACATCGCCTGTCACATCAAGGTGTGAGTCCTGAGACCCCTTTTAGTTTAGCAAGGCTCTAAGTGAGTGTGGGGTTTTCAATGTAGGCCAAGTATGAGGAGACAGTGAAgaaacatttactttatctcagtgATTCTCAGGTATGCCCAGATCGCAGAGACATTAAATGTGAAGAAATGTATGTCTTACAATTAATGCCACCTGACAATAATAATTAGcagtgtcatttttttcttagtggtATATAACACAGTGGTGTGTCTTAAAAGCTGTGGACTTAGAGTGGATGCAATACTTTCACCTCTTTGAATGGGCCTGCCCCCATTTCCAGATGACTCCTAATGGCCCCATGAACTTGGGAGAAGGGGAGAGGTGTGGAGATGGAGTTAGCAAAGGGAGGGTGCTAAGGCATCGGTGCTTTTCCTAGGAAGCCAACAGAGGAGATAATG
It encodes the following:
- the APOD gene encoding apolipoprotein D isoform X2, whose amino-acid sequence is MILHVDTAFILTEKVRTVPPSPKMMMPLLLLFALAGLFGAAEGQTFHLGKCPTPPVQENFDVNKYLGRWYEIEKIPTTFEKGRCIQANYSLMENGNIRVLNRELRHDGTVNQIEGEATQVNLTEPAKLGVKFFWLMPSAPYWVLATDYENYALVYSCTNLIQLFHMDYAWILGRNSYLPPETVGFLKNILTSNNISVDKMTVTDQVNCPEFP
- the APOD gene encoding apolipoprotein D isoform X1; protein product: MMMPLLLLFALAGLFGAAEGQTFHLGKCPTPPVQENFDVNKYLGRWYEIEKIPTTFEKGRCIQANYSLMENGNIRVLNRELRHDGTVNQIEGEATQVNLTEPAKLGVKFFWLMPSAPYWVLATDYENYALVYSCTNLIQLFHMDYAWILGRNSYLPPETVGFLKNILTSNNISVDKMTVTDQVNCPEFP